Proteins encoded within one genomic window of Micromonospora halotolerans:
- a CDS encoding TRM11 family SAM-dependent methyltransferase, which produces MPRYALLLAPSANRVYADAAGRLARAELAVFAGSGVLDAAPADAAVERIGGVEYLTFSAPAPGLGTRDLAHLANLSAAYALFERVGDDLLRPVPLHPLARYDSDLVTIPKYVGKTNEQFTRLLLNVTLLASASAPRMLDGPVVVLDPLCGRGTTLNQALMYGYDGIGVEHDGKDVDAYAAFLRTWLRRKRLKHTTETVPVRRDRRLVGRRFEAVVAPSRDAHRAGATQRVTVLHADTTRAREVLRPHCADVIVTDAPYGVAHGSRTGTGLSRSPLDLLTAAVPVWRELLRPGGALGLSWNTLVAPRAAAESVLADAGLRVVDGPGWRDLAHRVDQAIERDVLVAVAAATTPARLV; this is translated from the coding sequence GTGCCCAGGTACGCGCTGCTCCTCGCCCCCTCCGCCAACCGCGTCTACGCCGACGCCGCCGGCCGGCTGGCCCGCGCGGAGCTGGCCGTGTTCGCCGGGTCGGGGGTGCTCGACGCGGCGCCGGCCGACGCCGCCGTGGAGCGGATCGGCGGGGTGGAGTACCTGACCTTCTCGGCCCCGGCGCCCGGCCTCGGCACCCGCGACCTGGCCCACCTGGCGAACCTGTCGGCGGCGTACGCGCTGTTCGAGCGGGTGGGCGACGACCTCCTACGGCCGGTGCCGCTGCACCCCCTGGCCCGGTACGACTCCGACCTGGTCACCATCCCCAAGTACGTCGGCAAGACCAACGAGCAGTTCACCCGGCTGCTGCTCAACGTCACCCTGCTCGCGTCGGCGTCGGCGCCCCGGATGCTGGACGGGCCGGTCGTGGTGCTCGACCCGCTCTGCGGGCGGGGCACCACGCTCAACCAGGCGCTCATGTACGGCTACGACGGCATCGGCGTGGAACACGACGGCAAGGACGTGGACGCCTACGCGGCGTTCCTGCGTACCTGGCTGCGCCGCAAGCGCCTCAAGCACACGACCGAGACGGTGCCGGTGCGGCGGGACCGCCGGCTCGTGGGCCGGCGCTTCGAGGCGGTCGTCGCGCCGTCCCGGGACGCGCACCGGGCCGGGGCGACCCAGCGGGTCACCGTGCTGCACGCCGACACCACCCGGGCCCGCGAGGTGCTCCGCCCCCACTGCGCCGACGTGATCGTCACCGACGCCCCGTACGGGGTGGCGCACGGCAGCCGCACCGGGACCGGCCTGTCCCGCAGCCCGCTGGACCTGCTCACGGCCGCCGTGCCGGTCTGGCGGGAGCTGCTGCGCCCGGGCGGGGCCCTGGGGCTGTCCTGGAACACGCTCGTGGCCCCGCGGGCCGCGGCCGAGTCCGTGCTGGCCGACGCCGGCCTGCGGGTGGTGGACGGGCCCGGCTGGCGGGACCTCGCGCACCGGGTCGACCAGGCGATCGAGCGGGACGTGCTGGTGGCGGTGGCCGCGGCGACCACTCCCGCGCGGCTCGTCTGA
- a CDS encoding DUF503 domain-containing protein codes for MYTGTAQFDLLLPGDSRSLKAKRSYVRPIVAALRRLEVSAAEVGALDLHGRTQIGVAVVAAEPPHVREVLDSCERLVAARPEVELLSVHRRLHGEED; via the coding sequence GTGTATACCGGAACCGCGCAATTCGACCTGTTGCTGCCGGGGGACTCCCGGTCCCTGAAGGCCAAGCGGTCGTACGTCCGGCCGATCGTCGCGGCGCTGCGCCGGCTCGAGGTGTCCGCCGCCGAGGTGGGGGCGCTCGACCTGCACGGCCGTACCCAGATCGGGGTGGCCGTGGTGGCCGCCGAGCCGCCGCACGTCCGTGAGGTGCTCGACTCCTGCGAGCGGCTGGTGGCCGCCCGGCCGGAGGTCGAGCTGCTGTCGGTCCACCGCCGCCTGCACGGCGAGGAGGACTGA